Proteins encoded together in one Microcaecilia unicolor chromosome 3, aMicUni1.1, whole genome shotgun sequence window:
- the LOC115466230 gene encoding C-type mannose receptor 2-like, with product MVPPYPELSTYEALLEETTAKQPPDLHSQSEGISPPGSIDVKSWQSSAVLQTTVNTEVTSGRFSTQPDENSLRQSQGSTLKSDPSSVPQSTHDMSQQSTVTPGTTVYKTPSTANSPQGTRDRKEPGPHLIRQNQTWWDAAWYCQRQQRFLASITSEVAQARILALLRGNATGHGVWIGLSHHQLWGHWVWVSGEAFDYASWRDGEPNNLVSENCVMVQEEPKCQWDAHFWASICNG from the exons ATGGTGCCACCATACCCGGAGCTTAGCACTTATG AAGCCCTTTTGGAAGAAACCACTGCAAAGCAGCCCCCTGATCTGCATTCCCAGAGCGAGGGCATCTCCCCCCCAGGGAGCATTGATGTAAAGAGCTGGCAGTCCTCAGCTGTGCTTCAGACCACAGTCAATACAG AAGTCACTTCAGGACGGTTCAGCACTCAGCCAGATGAAAACTCGTTGAGACAATCCCAGGGGAGCACCCTAAAAAGTGACCCTAGCTCTGTTCCCCAGAGCACCCATGACATGAGCCAGCAGTCCACAGTCACACCAGGGACAACAGTCTACAAAACACCCAGCACAGCAAACAGTCCACAAG GTACACGGGATAGAAAAGAGCCAGGCCCCCACCTCATCAGGCAGAACCAGACCTGGTGGGATGCAGCCTGGTACTGCCAACGTCAGCAGCGATTCTTGGCCAGCATCACAAGTGAGGTGGCCCAGGCGAGGATCTTAGCCCTCCTCCGCGGAAACGCCACAGGGCACGGGGTGTGGATAGGCCTGAGCCACCATCAGCTTTGGGGGCACTGGGTGTGGGTCTCTGGTGAGGCATTTGACTACGCCTCATGGAGAGATGGAGAGCCTAACAATTTGGTCTCCGAGAACTGTGTCATGGTGCAGGAAGAACCTAAGTGTCAATGGGATGCTCACTTTTGGGCAAGCATATGTAATGGCTAA